In Verrucomicrobiota bacterium, one genomic interval encodes:
- the asnB gene encoding asparagine synthase (glutamine-hydrolyzing): MCGICGLIQPGAVDEMVVRKMAAVLDHRGPDDEGFWFGAGVGIGQRRLSIIDLEGGRQPIPNRDETVWLVCNGEIYNSPGLRHDLSTRGYPFRTKTDVEVILHLYDEHGADCVKHLRGMFAFALWDTRRKRLMLARDHVGQKPMFFHHDGERFAFGSEVKAVMQSGLVRPKPDLRALWHYISLRFIPDRMTLFEGVQKLPAASTLVYENGRVTIERYWRPDYRDKLPNDERAIEEGLHDLLRDTVRMHMLSDVRVGSFLSGGIDSSTITAMAATAAAEAGQSREPVPTFSIGVREMDFNELPYAKMVADRYGTEHHEEVVEADLVHLIPSMVWHMDEPSDPFGVGVYLVSRLAAKTVKVALGGDGGDELFAGYDRFSGNRLVDYYCILPRWFRDKVMRRLVKLVPDSYGYKSLAQKARWANEMSFLTHGRRYAQSMSFLRFTDEAKRDLYTEHARAAVEGEDSAAKVLEHFEAGCVEDLVDRMLYTDLMTRLPDHLLVILDRMAMAHGLEGRPPIVDYRVVEYAASIPASLKLKGKTLKYILKRVASRYLPRELITRRKQGFGFPLAQWMRQDLAPYVRGLMAESRFVDLGLFERGTIARLLDEHIGGRADHNFRIWILINLEMWYRLFFEGQTVDELRALTDRLLHAKSPVRVIGG, encoded by the coding sequence ATGTGTGGCATCTGCGGACTGATACAACCGGGCGCCGTTGACGAGATGGTCGTCCGCAAGATGGCGGCCGTGTTGGATCATCGCGGGCCGGACGATGAAGGATTCTGGTTCGGTGCCGGCGTGGGCATCGGCCAGCGGCGGCTGAGCATCATCGACCTCGAAGGCGGTCGCCAGCCGATCCCGAACCGGGACGAGACGGTGTGGCTCGTCTGCAACGGCGAGATCTACAACTCGCCCGGGCTGCGGCACGACCTCTCGACGCGCGGCTATCCGTTCCGCACCAAGACCGACGTCGAAGTCATCCTTCATCTCTACGACGAGCACGGCGCCGACTGCGTCAAGCACCTGCGCGGCATGTTCGCCTTCGCGCTGTGGGACACGCGCCGCAAGCGGCTCATGCTTGCGCGCGACCACGTCGGACAGAAACCGATGTTCTTCCACCACGACGGCGAGCGGTTCGCGTTCGGATCCGAGGTGAAGGCCGTGATGCAGAGCGGTCTCGTTCGGCCGAAGCCCGATCTGCGTGCGCTGTGGCACTACATCTCGCTGCGGTTCATCCCGGACCGGATGACGCTCTTTGAGGGCGTCCAGAAGCTGCCGGCGGCAAGCACGCTGGTCTACGAGAACGGGCGGGTGACCATCGAGCGCTACTGGCGGCCCGACTACCGCGACAAACTGCCGAACGACGAGCGCGCGATCGAAGAGGGCCTGCACGACCTGCTGCGCGACACGGTCCGCATGCATATGTTGAGCGATGTGCGTGTCGGATCGTTTTTGAGCGGCGGAATCGATTCGAGCACGATCACGGCGATGGCCGCCACGGCTGCGGCCGAAGCCGGCCAGTCCAGAGAGCCCGTGCCGACATTCTCGATCGGCGTCAGGGAGATGGACTTCAACGAGCTGCCGTACGCCAAGATGGTGGCCGACAGGTACGGCACCGAGCACCACGAGGAGGTGGTCGAGGCCGACCTCGTCCACTTGATCCCGTCGATGGTGTGGCACATGGACGAGCCGTCGGACCCGTTCGGGGTGGGCGTCTACCTCGTCTCACGCCTCGCCGCGAAGACGGTGAAGGTCGCTCTTGGCGGCGACGGAGGCGACGAGCTGTTCGCGGGTTACGACCGGTTCTCGGGCAACCGGCTCGTCGATTACTACTGCATCCTGCCGAGGTGGTTTCGCGACAAGGTCATGCGGCGGCTCGTCAAGCTCGTGCCGGATTCGTACGGCTACAAGAGCCTGGCGCAGAAGGCGCGGTGGGCCAACGAGATGTCGTTCCTCACGCACGGCCGGCGCTACGCGCAGAGCATGAGCTTCCTGCGCTTCACCGACGAGGCCAAGCGCGACCTCTACACAGAGCATGCGCGCGCCGCTGTCGAGGGCGAGGACTCGGCCGCCAAGGTTCTCGAGCATTTCGAGGCCGGCTGCGTCGAGGATCTCGTCGACCGGATGTTGTACACGGACCTCATGACGCGGCTGCCCGACCATCTGCTCGTGATCCTGGACCGGATGGCGATGGCGCACGGCCTGGAGGGGCGGCCGCCGATTGTGGACTACCGTGTCGTCGAATACGCGGCGTCGATTCCGGCGTCGCTCAAGCTCAAGGGCAAGACGCTCAAGTACATTCTGAAGCGCGTGGCGTCGCGCTACCTGCCGCGTGAGCTCATCACCCGGCGTAAGCAGGGATTCGGATTCCCGCTGGCGCAGTGGATGCGCCAGGATCTCGCGCCGTACGTGCGCGGGCTGATGGCCGAGTCGCGGTTTGTCGACCTGGGGCTGTTCGAGCGAGGCACCATCGCGCGGCTGCTCGACGAGCACATCGGCGGCAGAGCGGACCACAACTTCCGAATCTGGATTCTGATCAACCTGGAAATGTGGTACAGGTTGTTCTTCGAGGGGCAGACGGTGGACGAGCTGCGTGCGCTGACCGATCGGCTGCTCCACGCGAAATCACCGGTGCGAGTGATCGGCGGCTGA
- a CDS encoding glycosyltransferase family 39 protein: MTETSDKATAMDGRWMPWVLAAVAVFVLSFALGSRELSSPDETRYAAISWSMRETGDWLTPTHNLAFKHWHKPPLTYWLMASSFAVLGQNDWAARAPSALAALAVVMGVSVIGRTMHGRRTGFLAGLVLLASPLFFAVARLANTDMLLCAFVVWAWVCFVRSLFGERRPRMWFVLGGLFAGLGFMTKGPVLLMATVAPMLVYLVMTNQWRGIGVWPWLGAIGVFLVVALPWYVIVTVRNPVLLDYFLKYQTVQRVTTEIHKRTAPFWFFFWLVPLGFLPWVAMVPSEIWASLQRRIGGSGESRRRVLVPVVWVIVVFVFISMTKSKLATYCLPLFPALALLVGHRLDRVLDGGRPARAVLWLGIMLMAMAVGAVMFSPSTFAWARADRVVLLHVVGAASFFLFGTTAVLAANRDRRALGLMLVAAGMLVPLVLTARLVAGYEDELRIGNEGRELTALIQERVERDAGRYRDGVAPVMYRRYLKELPYYLGHPVLCLDCDVEFNYTRPDETKVSFYTEAELKALEAGYYRWNGRQRLDHMMRLKGRRLLVVTDRPSYEDISSSFMEEGQPFVHFVAEVGEYVICSNHPDTADDEPAQTTERAP; the protein is encoded by the coding sequence GTGACTGAGACCTCGGACAAAGCGACAGCGATGGACGGGCGCTGGATGCCGTGGGTGCTCGCGGCGGTGGCCGTGTTCGTGCTGAGCTTCGCGTTGGGCTCGCGTGAGCTCTCGTCGCCCGACGAGACGCGGTACGCGGCGATCAGTTGGTCGATGCGCGAAACGGGCGACTGGCTCACGCCGACGCACAACCTGGCGTTCAAGCATTGGCACAAGCCGCCGCTGACGTACTGGCTGATGGCGTCGTCATTCGCCGTTCTCGGACAAAACGATTGGGCGGCGCGTGCGCCGTCGGCGCTGGCGGCGCTGGCGGTCGTGATGGGCGTCTCGGTGATCGGGCGGACCATGCACGGTCGGCGGACGGGATTCCTCGCGGGGCTGGTGCTGCTGGCGAGTCCGCTGTTCTTCGCTGTGGCTCGGCTGGCGAACACGGACATGCTGCTGTGTGCTTTCGTCGTGTGGGCGTGGGTGTGCTTTGTGCGCAGCCTGTTCGGCGAGCGACGGCCCAGGATGTGGTTCGTGCTCGGCGGGTTGTTTGCGGGGCTCGGGTTCATGACGAAGGGGCCCGTGCTGCTCATGGCGACGGTCGCGCCGATGCTCGTGTACCTGGTGATGACGAACCAGTGGCGGGGGATCGGCGTGTGGCCGTGGCTGGGGGCGATAGGCGTGTTTCTCGTCGTGGCCCTCCCGTGGTACGTCATCGTCACGGTCCGCAATCCGGTTCTGCTCGACTACTTCCTGAAGTACCAGACCGTGCAGCGTGTGACGACGGAAATCCACAAGCGGACGGCGCCGTTCTGGTTCTTCTTCTGGCTCGTGCCGTTGGGGTTCCTGCCGTGGGTCGCTATGGTGCCGTCGGAGATCTGGGCGTCGTTGCAGCGGCGCATCGGTGGATCGGGCGAGAGCCGACGGCGTGTCCTTGTGCCGGTCGTGTGGGTGATCGTGGTTTTCGTCTTCATCTCGATGACGAAGTCGAAGCTGGCGACGTACTGCCTGCCGCTGTTTCCGGCGCTCGCATTGCTCGTTGGGCACCGGCTTGATCGGGTGCTCGACGGCGGGCGGCCGGCGCGCGCGGTGCTCTGGCTCGGCATCATGCTCATGGCGATGGCCGTGGGGGCGGTGATGTTCTCCCCTTCGACCTTCGCGTGGGCGCGTGCGGACCGTGTGGTGCTGTTGCACGTTGTGGGGGCGGCGAGCTTCTTCCTGTTCGGCACGACGGCCGTGCTGGCCGCAAACCGGGATCGTCGGGCGTTGGGTTTGATGCTCGTCGCGGCGGGCATGCTGGTTCCGCTGGTGCTCACGGCACGACTCGTCGCCGGGTATGAGGACGAACTGCGGATCGGCAACGAGGGCCGCGAGCTGACGGCGCTGATCCAGGAGCGAGTGGAGCGAGACGCGGGCCGTTACCGCGACGGCGTGGCACCCGTCATGTATCGCAGGTATCTCAAGGAGCTGCCGTATTACCTCGGCCACCCGGTGCTGTGTCTCGACTGCGATGTCGAGTTCAACTACACGCGGCCGGACGAGACGAAGGTGTCGTTCTACACCGAGGCGGAGCTCAAGGCGCTCGAGGCCGGCTACTACCGCTGGAACGGCAGACAGCGGCTCGATCATATGATGCGCCTGAAAGGGCGACGGCTGCTCGTGGTGACGGACCGCCCGTCGTACGAGGACATCAGCTCGAGCTTCATGGAAGAAGGGCAGCCGTTCGTGCACTTCGTCGCCGAGGTGGGCGAGTACGTGATCTGCTCGAATCATCCCGACACGGCGGATGATGAGCCGGCCCAGACGACTGAGCGAGCGCCGTGA
- a CDS encoding endo-1,4-beta-xylanase, with the protein MRGLGMRLIVMVVACWAVAVPASWAAAGDGPGVLDGAPERIEQCRKGDFALVLNDAGGRPLRGAEVEVELTRHEFLFGCNIFMWSDGRDEFSGRYRDRYEALLNYATLPFYWWAYEPEPGKTDEARARRIAAWCAERGIALKGHPLVWNHADPVWLPDDETKVRALTFGRVDALVKAFAGTVDVWDVVNEPTDWERNEKQAPRTTKALMAPGKIEAVKDALRRARAANPKATLLVNDYVTSDEFYAVLDELRDDEGTPLFDAIGLQTHMHGGPRPLEDIWAVCERFAKLGGPLHFTEVTVLSEYPDKKLGEKETARYVADLYTLLFSHPAVEAITWWDFSDRGAWLDAKAGLLRADGTPKPACEELMKLVHTTWTTKLVLRAGDDGAVRFRGFFGTYEVRVRRGPNVWATSRVTFKRHDKTTHAQQVAVK; encoded by the coding sequence ATGCGGGGTCTCGGTATGCGCCTGATCGTCATGGTTGTGGCTTGCTGGGCTGTTGCCGTTCCGGCAAGCTGGGCGGCTGCGGGGGATGGACCGGGTGTGCTCGACGGCGCGCCGGAGCGCATCGAGCAGTGCCGCAAGGGCGACTTCGCGCTCGTGCTCAATGATGCCGGCGGGCGGCCGCTGCGCGGGGCGGAAGTGGAGGTCGAGCTGACGCGACACGAGTTTCTGTTCGGCTGCAACATCTTCATGTGGTCGGACGGGCGCGACGAGTTCAGCGGGCGCTATCGCGACCGGTACGAAGCCCTGCTCAACTACGCGACGCTGCCGTTCTACTGGTGGGCGTACGAGCCGGAGCCGGGCAAGACGGACGAGGCGCGCGCGCGGCGGATCGCGGCGTGGTGCGCCGAGCGCGGCATCGCACTCAAGGGCCATCCGCTCGTCTGGAACCACGCAGATCCGGTGTGGCTGCCCGACGACGAGACGAAGGTGCGCGCGCTGACGTTCGGGCGTGTGGATGCGCTCGTCAAGGCGTTTGCCGGGACGGTGGACGTCTGGGACGTGGTCAATGAGCCGACGGACTGGGAACGCAACGAGAAGCAGGCGCCGAGGACGACGAAGGCGCTGATGGCCCCGGGCAAGATCGAGGCGGTCAAGGACGCGCTGCGGCGTGCGCGCGCGGCGAACCCGAAGGCGACGCTGCTCGTCAATGACTACGTCACTTCGGACGAGTTCTACGCCGTGCTCGACGAGCTTCGCGATGACGAGGGCACGCCGCTGTTCGACGCGATCGGCCTCCAGACGCACATGCACGGCGGGCCGCGGCCGCTCGAGGACATATGGGCCGTGTGCGAGCGGTTCGCTAAGCTGGGCGGGCCGCTGCACTTCACGGAGGTCACCGTGCTGAGCGAGTACCCGGACAAGAAACTGGGCGAGAAGGAGACGGCGCGATACGTGGCCGACCTCTACACGCTGCTGTTCAGCCATCCGGCGGTCGAGGCGATCACGTGGTGGGACTTCTCGGATCGCGGCGCGTGGCTCGACGCGAAGGCGGGCCTGCTGCGCGCCGACGGGACGCCGAAACCGGCGTGCGAGGAGCTCATGAAGCTGGTGCACACGACGTGGACGACGAAGCTTGTGCTCAGAGCCGGTGACGATGGCGCGGTGCGATTCCGCGGGTTCTTCGGGACCTATGAGGTGCGCGTGAGACGCGGGCCAAACGTGTGGGCGACCAGCCGTGTGACGTTCAAGCGTCACGACAAGACGACGCACGCACAGCAAGTTGCGGTGAAGTAG